Below is a window of Synergistaceae bacterium DNA.
AACCATCGAGCCTTCATTGTTAAAGTACTTGAGGATATTTGCTTTACCCGAGTCTGTTCCAACAGCACCCTCAATTGTTGCATATGAGCCTTGCCTTATTGATAAGTCCGGAGAAACCCAGTCCGTGTGATCCGCATACCATGCTAATGTTGCTGTCTTCAAGTTACGTAGATTACTCGCTATATTTGAAGCCCTCGCAGAGCTCATTGCTTCAGTGCTAGAAAGCATCATCATAGCGGACAGAATCCCGATTACCACGATAACGATCAATAACTCGACCAACGTGAACCCCTTGCGCGCATAATTTTCTTTCTTCATTGTTAAAATCTCCTCTTTCTCTCCCCTTGCCTCATAAATAATACTTACTCTTTCTAAGTAATACTACCCATGGGGGGGGGGGGTAATAAATTT
It encodes the following:
- a CDS encoding type II secretion system protein; the protein is MKKENYARKGFTLVELLIVIVVIGILSAMMMLSSTEAMSSARASNIASNLRNLKTATLAWYADHTDWVSPDLSIRQGSYATIEGAVGTDSGKANILKYFNNEGSMVLKGNSPVGGDYIIHSGTESSKKGWYVGYKFASNEDSVKEKLAGRAKTIGLKFGTDAAENLSDTVGNNTSVTSVWMKVLGAAE